In Flammeovirgaceae bacterium 311, one DNA window encodes the following:
- a CDS encoding fatty-acid desaturase (COG1398 Fatty-acid desaturase) translates to MYTMSPFWERAFYVLTWIFQGSSYLSPRAYAILHRMHHAYSDTPKDPHSPHHTKNVFTMMWHTKEIFNEIYEHTTKVEERFERDVPDWPAFDRFAGSRWSRISWGILYVAFYVLCISVFELPGTHWAMYALLPVHFLIGPVHGAIVNWSGHKYGYSNFDNNDKSRNSLVVDFLMLGELFQNNHHKLPNRANFGVRWYEVDPIFPAVKVLSFLKVIRMKPKTISMKKQNPVSEAKAA, encoded by the coding sequence ATGTACACCATGAGCCCTTTCTGGGAGCGTGCGTTTTATGTACTGACCTGGATCTTCCAGGGCTCCTCCTACCTGAGTCCGCGGGCATATGCAATTCTGCACAGAATGCACCATGCTTATTCAGATACGCCCAAAGACCCACATTCTCCCCATCATACTAAAAACGTTTTTACCATGATGTGGCATACCAAAGAGATCTTCAACGAGATCTACGAGCATACCACTAAGGTTGAAGAACGTTTTGAAAGGGATGTTCCGGACTGGCCAGCTTTTGACCGTTTTGCAGGAAGCCGCTGGAGCAGAATATCCTGGGGTATTCTATATGTAGCATTCTATGTGCTGTGCATCAGCGTATTTGAACTGCCAGGCACACACTGGGCCATGTACGCCCTGCTGCCGGTTCATTTCCTGATTGGTCCTGTACATGGTGCTATCGTAAACTGGAGTGGCCATAAATACGGCTATTCAAATTTCGATAACAACGATAAATCGAGAAATTCCCTGGTAGTCGATTTTCTGATGCTGGGTGAGCTGTTCCAGAATAATCACCACAAGCTGCCTAACCGGGCCAACTTTGGTGTTCGCTGGTACGAGGTAGACCCTATTTTCCCGGCAGTTAAAGTGCTTAGCTTTCTGAAGGTGATCAGGATGAAGCCTAAAACTATTTCAATGAAGAAGCAAAATCCTGTTTCAGAAGCAAAAGCTGCATAA
- a CDS encoding TonB family protein, which produces MLLFASCTNEGRERSDATYSNSRAGTDVTTTDTEYERTSNTNTAATYNTPDRTPMEAKGHTLSDNEFNEVRGELREVNQAIREVLRQHPGIVVRYSDNTRNADHNYGEYGVFYDNVTDNNARTQLRELETRRHQSLNQIRGRMNTETSAYIAAETDAAPKQGYEEIYRHITSKIAYTNDANAADLEGTMFVEFIVDSRGNVLNPRIVQSLDAGMESDANMENPARVTEQEKDVAIEDMEQQVIDAVKSTSGMWDPATMGGEPVSGEVVLPIHFQLQRIGSERE; this is translated from the coding sequence ATGTTACTGTTTGCCTCCTGTACAAACGAAGGGAGAGAGCGATCCGACGCTACCTACTCCAATTCCAGGGCAGGAACGGATGTTACCACCACTGATACAGAGTATGAGCGTACCAGCAATACCAATACCGCAGCCACTTACAATACTCCTGATCGTACTCCAATGGAAGCAAAGGGACACACCCTGAGCGATAATGAATTTAACGAGGTCAGAGGAGAGTTGAGAGAAGTTAATCAGGCAATCAGAGAGGTACTTCGTCAGCACCCGGGCATAGTAGTGCGCTATTCAGATAATACCCGCAATGCCGACCATAATTATGGTGAATATGGTGTGTTTTACGATAATGTAACTGATAATAATGCTCGTACCCAGCTCAGAGAGCTGGAAACCCGCCGCCACCAGAGCCTGAACCAGATAAGGGGCAGAATGAACACTGAAACCAGTGCCTATATCGCTGCAGAAACAGATGCTGCTCCCAAACAAGGCTACGAGGAAATTTACAGGCATATCACCAGTAAAATAGCATATACCAACGATGCTAACGCAGCAGACCTTGAAGGAACCATGTTTGTGGAATTTATTGTAGATTCCAGGGGCAACGTATTAAACCCAAGGATCGTGCAGTCTCTGGATGCCGGCATGGAATCTGATGCCAACATGGAAAACCCTGCCCGGGTAACAGAACAGGAAAAAGATGTTGCCATTGAAGATATGGAGCAGCAGGTAATAGATGCTGTAAAATCAACCAGTGGTATGTGGGATCCGGCTACCATGGGTGGCGAGCCTGTTTCCGGAGAAGTTGTATTACCAATTCATTTCCAGCTGCAGAGAATAGGCTCTGAAAGAGAATAA